A genomic region of Equus caballus isolate H_3958 breed thoroughbred chromosome 1, TB-T2T, whole genome shotgun sequence contains the following coding sequences:
- the RCCD1 gene encoding RCC1 domain-containing protein 1 isoform X5, whose product MAEELPGAWFGFGFCGFGQALGSGRARRVLSPEPLRAPGAGLDVYRVSASWSYTAFVSRGGRLELAGAAGGAAGGCRDAWASEALLVLLRAGPGPEPGAELQAWAPGSALRGEPLWVHTVEAEAEGDDGPGGKPQAGPLPLLPCARAYVSPRPPFYRPLAPGLRARRLELGAEHALLLDEAGQVFSWGGGRHGQLGHGTLEAELEPRPLEALQGLPMAEVAAGGWHSVSVSETGDVYIWGWNESGQLALPTRSLAEDGKTVAGEAAGLHEGGPDVKSTAGGEDGAPTPFIAVQPFPALLDLPRGSEAVKASCGSRHTAVVTRTGELYTWGWDQTNQKVIWEKNQTPQYIFLK is encoded by the exons ATGGCCGAGGAGCTCCCGGGGGCCTGGTTCGGCTTCGGTTTCTGCGGCTTCGGGCAGGCGCTGGGCTCGGGGCGCGCGCGCCGGGTGCTGAGCCCCGAGCCGCTGCGTGCGCCGGGCGCGGGCCTAGACGTGTACCGCGTGAGCGCCAGCTGGAGCTACACCGCCTTCGTGAGCC GTGGCGGCCGGCTGGAACtggcgggcgcggcgggcggcgCAGCGGGCGGTTGCAGGGACGCGTGGGCCTCGGAGGCGCTGCTTGTGCTGttgcgcgcggggccgggccccgAGCCTGGGGCGGAGCTGCAGGCCTGGGCGCCCGGGTCGGCGCTGCGCGGCGAACCCCTCTGGGTCCACACCGTGGAGGCAGAGGCCGAGGGGGATGACGGACCGGGCGGCAAGCCCCAGGCCGGGCCGCTGCCCCTGCTGCCCTGCGCCCGCGCCTACGTGAGCCCGCGGCCGCCCTTCTACCGGCCTCTGGCCCCGGGGCTGCGGGCGCGCCGCCTGGAGCTGGGCGCTGAGCACGCGTTGCTGCTGGACGAGGCGGGCCAGGTGTTCTCCTGGGGCGGGGGCAG GCATGGCCAGCTGGGCCACGGGACTctggaggcagagctggagccGAGGCCGTTGGAGGCGCTGCAGGGCCTGCCCATGGCTGAGGTGGCCGCAGGGGGCTGGCACTCTGTGAGTGTGAGTG AGACTGGGGATGTTTATATCTGGGGCTGGAACGAGTCAGGGCAGCTGGCCCTGCCCACCAGGAGCCTGGCGGAGGATGGAAAGACAGTCGCCGGGGAAG CCGCTGGACTGCATGAAGGTGGTCCTGACGTGAAGAGCACAGCTGGCGGAGAGGATGGCGCCCCTACCCCCTTCATAGCTGTGCAGCCGTTCCCAGCTTTACTGGATCTCCCGCGGGGCTCAGAGGCTGTGAAGGCCAGCTGTGGATCTCGGCACACAGCAGTGGTGACAA GAACAGGAGAGCTCTACACCTGGGGTTGGG
- the RCCD1 gene encoding RCC1 domain-containing protein 1 isoform X2: MAEELPGAWFGFGFCGFGQALGSGRARRVLSPEPLRAPGAGLDVYRVSASWSYTAFVSRGGRLELAGAAGGAAGGCRDAWASEALLVLLRAGPGPEPGAELQAWAPGSALRGEPLWVHTVEAEAEGDDGPGGKPQAGPLPLLPCARAYVSPRPPFYRPLAPGLRARRLELGAEHALLLDEAGQVFSWGGGRHGQLGHGTLEAELEPRPLEALQGLPMAEVAAGGWHSVSVSETGDVYIWGWNESGQLALPTRSLAEDGKTVAGEAAGLHEGGPDVKSTAGGEDGAPTPFIAVQPFPALLDLPRGSEAVKASCGSRHTAVVTRTGELYTWGWGKYGQLGHKDTSSWDRPCRVEYFVERQLQVRAVSCGPWNTYAYAVEQEKS, translated from the exons ATGGCCGAGGAGCTCCCGGGGGCCTGGTTCGGCTTCGGTTTCTGCGGCTTCGGGCAGGCGCTGGGCTCGGGGCGCGCGCGCCGGGTGCTGAGCCCCGAGCCGCTGCGTGCGCCGGGCGCGGGCCTAGACGTGTACCGCGTGAGCGCCAGCTGGAGCTACACCGCCTTCGTGAGCC GTGGCGGCCGGCTGGAACtggcgggcgcggcgggcggcgCAGCGGGCGGTTGCAGGGACGCGTGGGCCTCGGAGGCGCTGCTTGTGCTGttgcgcgcggggccgggccccgAGCCTGGGGCGGAGCTGCAGGCCTGGGCGCCCGGGTCGGCGCTGCGCGGCGAACCCCTCTGGGTCCACACCGTGGAGGCAGAGGCCGAGGGGGATGACGGACCGGGCGGCAAGCCCCAGGCCGGGCCGCTGCCCCTGCTGCCCTGCGCCCGCGCCTACGTGAGCCCGCGGCCGCCCTTCTACCGGCCTCTGGCCCCGGGGCTGCGGGCGCGCCGCCTGGAGCTGGGCGCTGAGCACGCGTTGCTGCTGGACGAGGCGGGCCAGGTGTTCTCCTGGGGCGGGGGCAG GCATGGCCAGCTGGGCCACGGGACTctggaggcagagctggagccGAGGCCGTTGGAGGCGCTGCAGGGCCTGCCCATGGCTGAGGTGGCCGCAGGGGGCTGGCACTCTGTGAGTGTGAGTG AGACTGGGGATGTTTATATCTGGGGCTGGAACGAGTCAGGGCAGCTGGCCCTGCCCACCAGGAGCCTGGCGGAGGATGGAAAGACAGTCGCCGGGGAAG CCGCTGGACTGCATGAAGGTGGTCCTGACGTGAAGAGCACAGCTGGCGGAGAGGATGGCGCCCCTACCCCCTTCATAGCTGTGCAGCCGTTCCCAGCTTTACTGGATCTCCCGCGGGGCTCAGAGGCTGTGAAGGCCAGCTGTGGATCTCGGCACACAGCAGTGGTGACAA GAACAGGAGAGCTCTACACCTGGGGTTGGG GTAAATACGGACAGCTTGGCCACAAGGACACAAGCAGCTGGGATCGGCCCTGCCGCGTGGAATACTTTGTAGAGAGGCAACTCCAAGTAAGGGCTGTGAGCTGCGGGCCCTGGAACACCTACGCGTATGCTGTGGAGCAAGAGAAGAGCTGA
- the RCCD1 gene encoding RCC1 domain-containing protein 1 isoform X4 — translation MAEELPGAWFGFGFCGFGQALGSGRARRVLSPEPLRAPGAGLDVYRVSASWSYTAFVSRGGRLELAGAAGGAAGGCRDAWASEALLVLLRAGPGPEPGAELQAWAPGSALRGEPLWVHTVEAEAEGDDGPGGKPQAGPLPLLPCARAYVSPRPPFYRPLAPGLRARRLELGAEHALLLDEAGQVFSWGGGRHGQLGHGTLEAELEPRPLEALQGLPMAEVAAGGWHSVSVSETGDVYIWGWNESGQLALPTRSLAEDGKTVAGEAAGLHEGGPDVKSTAGGEDGAPTPFIAVQPFPALLDLPRGSEAVKASCGSRHTAVVTRTGELYTWGWAFSVFRRPNQPKSDLGKKPNTTIYLSEMKPH, via the exons ATGGCCGAGGAGCTCCCGGGGGCCTGGTTCGGCTTCGGTTTCTGCGGCTTCGGGCAGGCGCTGGGCTCGGGGCGCGCGCGCCGGGTGCTGAGCCCCGAGCCGCTGCGTGCGCCGGGCGCGGGCCTAGACGTGTACCGCGTGAGCGCCAGCTGGAGCTACACCGCCTTCGTGAGCC GTGGCGGCCGGCTGGAACtggcgggcgcggcgggcggcgCAGCGGGCGGTTGCAGGGACGCGTGGGCCTCGGAGGCGCTGCTTGTGCTGttgcgcgcggggccgggccccgAGCCTGGGGCGGAGCTGCAGGCCTGGGCGCCCGGGTCGGCGCTGCGCGGCGAACCCCTCTGGGTCCACACCGTGGAGGCAGAGGCCGAGGGGGATGACGGACCGGGCGGCAAGCCCCAGGCCGGGCCGCTGCCCCTGCTGCCCTGCGCCCGCGCCTACGTGAGCCCGCGGCCGCCCTTCTACCGGCCTCTGGCCCCGGGGCTGCGGGCGCGCCGCCTGGAGCTGGGCGCTGAGCACGCGTTGCTGCTGGACGAGGCGGGCCAGGTGTTCTCCTGGGGCGGGGGCAG GCATGGCCAGCTGGGCCACGGGACTctggaggcagagctggagccGAGGCCGTTGGAGGCGCTGCAGGGCCTGCCCATGGCTGAGGTGGCCGCAGGGGGCTGGCACTCTGTGAGTGTGAGTG AGACTGGGGATGTTTATATCTGGGGCTGGAACGAGTCAGGGCAGCTGGCCCTGCCCACCAGGAGCCTGGCGGAGGATGGAAAGACAGTCGCCGGGGAAG CCGCTGGACTGCATGAAGGTGGTCCTGACGTGAAGAGCACAGCTGGCGGAGAGGATGGCGCCCCTACCCCCTTCATAGCTGTGCAGCCGTTCCCAGCTTTACTGGATCTCCCGCGGGGCTCAGAGGCTGTGAAGGCCAGCTGTGGATCTCGGCACACAGCAGTGGTGACAA GAACAGGAGAGCTCTACACCTGGGGTTGGG